From Nitratidesulfovibrio vulgaris str. Hildenborough, a single genomic window includes:
- a CDS encoding pyridoxal phosphate-dependent aminotransferase, whose amino-acid sequence MSLLSQQISGYMERASWIRKMFEAGIILKQQYGEDAVCDFSLGNPDLPAPAAVGDGLRAMADRAGEPFAFGYMPNGGYAWARQKLATHLSAEQGVSLTGDDVVLTCGAAGGLNAFFRAVLDEGDEVLSMAPYFVEYGFYVENHGGVFRTVKTLPDTFGLDLDAIELAMTPRTRAVIINSPNNPTGAVYSRAELEGLADILARASARNGRPVFLIADEPYRFLAFDGAEVPSVLPLYDHSLVVSSFSKNLSLAGERLGYIALSPRMENRGKLAAGLLLTNRILGFVNPPVVGQHIMAAALGAQVDASIYARRRDVMAEVLTEAGYDFQMPRGAFYFFPKAPGGDDVTFVSRLMEERILAVPGSGFGGPGHFRLTFCVDETIIRRAAEGFRRARG is encoded by the coding sequence GTGTCTCTTCTCTCCCAACAGATATCCGGCTACATGGAACGGGCCTCGTGGATCCGCAAGATGTTCGAGGCCGGGATCATCCTCAAGCAGCAATACGGCGAAGACGCCGTATGCGATTTCAGCCTCGGCAACCCCGACCTGCCCGCCCCCGCCGCTGTGGGCGACGGCCTGCGCGCCATGGCCGACAGGGCTGGCGAACCTTTCGCCTTCGGGTACATGCCCAACGGCGGTTACGCGTGGGCGCGCCAGAAGCTCGCTACGCACCTTTCAGCAGAGCAGGGAGTGTCCCTCACAGGCGACGACGTGGTGCTCACCTGCGGTGCTGCCGGCGGGCTCAACGCCTTCTTCCGTGCCGTTCTCGACGAGGGCGACGAAGTGCTCTCCATGGCTCCCTATTTTGTCGAGTACGGGTTCTATGTCGAGAACCATGGTGGCGTGTTCCGCACCGTGAAGACGCTGCCCGACACCTTCGGACTCGACCTCGACGCCATCGAACTGGCCATGACCCCCCGTACGCGCGCGGTCATCATCAACTCGCCCAACAACCCGACCGGGGCCGTGTATTCCCGTGCCGAACTCGAAGGGCTTGCCGACATCCTCGCACGGGCCAGCGCCCGCAACGGTCGCCCCGTCTTCCTCATCGCCGACGAACCCTACCGTTTTCTCGCCTTCGACGGTGCTGAAGTGCCATCAGTGCTTCCTCTCTACGACCACAGTCTCGTGGTGAGTTCGTTCTCGAAGAACCTCTCGCTGGCTGGCGAGCGCCTCGGCTACATCGCCCTGTCGCCCCGCATGGAGAACCGCGGCAAACTCGCCGCCGGACTCCTGCTCACCAACCGCATTCTCGGCTTCGTCAACCCGCCGGTCGTAGGCCAGCACATCATGGCGGCGGCGCTGGGCGCACAGGTCGATGCCAGCATCTATGCCCGCAGGCGCGATGTGATGGCCGAAGTGCTCACCGAGGCGGGGTACGACTTCCAGATGCCCCGCGGCGCGTTCTACTTCTTCCCCAAGGCGCCGGGCGGTGACGACGTCACGTTCGTCAGCCGCCTCATGGAGGAGCGCATCCTTGCCGTGCCCGGTTCAGGCTTCGGCGGTCCTGGGCATTTCAGGCTGACCTTCTGTGTCGATGAAACGATCATCCGCCGCGCAGCAGAGGGCTTCCGTCGGGCCCGTGGCTGA
- a CDS encoding 3-phosphoshikimate 1-carboxyvinyltransferase, whose translation MQDNSHHRSPLQSLLDIDRELARLLARRARLLNKATGGRKGSDPALEKQLRQAWEKHAARLSRDPRFVHQLFTLLQEVDVIDRDEEDTRPGFNLSPSRRAVDVNIDAPASIRQTRLWLALATAAASEVTIRGALINDPMIDFVKALNQSGASISWDEAGNVHAKAGCPLDFSDKVVYIGEDALNLYLLIFLAIGAQSHLKITGGAALKLADLSALSHFLPGLGARLTNVVPKTKGLPVRLESSGILPDDVTVPDDLPAEALCALLLAASFWPGTVTLRLPATPVSASCLAAVLPLLHEAGIKATADGDTVRITSGTMTIPAEPALAMEPLVATYLLGLPAVAGGNVRLTGLWPAACAEAEAAIALLKAGGLEVKRDKDGIASTYAAVPGDMDAPLATLPPAYAPLAVLLAAATFASEKPARMPALPAGTDALAATGLLGQLGLEADAEDGALTRVETDIPGAGWASPAPEWSMALAFGSFLRSGLRLANPGNITELMPAFWALFNGLPSPDLKPKPKEIIDAKPARRRIIAG comes from the coding sequence ATGCAAGATAACAGTCATCATCGTTCCCCGCTCCAGTCCCTTCTGGACATCGACCGGGAACTGGCACGGCTTCTCGCGCGTCGCGCACGCCTCCTGAATAAGGCGACCGGCGGCCGCAAAGGCTCCGACCCCGCGCTTGAAAAGCAACTCCGGCAGGCATGGGAGAAACATGCCGCGCGCCTGAGCCGCGACCCCCGCTTCGTCCACCAACTCTTCACGCTCCTGCAGGAGGTCGACGTCATCGACCGTGACGAGGAGGACACGCGCCCCGGCTTCAATCTTTCGCCTTCCCGAAGGGCCGTCGATGTGAACATCGATGCGCCCGCCTCCATCAGGCAGACCCGCCTCTGGCTGGCGCTTGCCACAGCCGCCGCGTCCGAGGTCACCATCAGGGGAGCGCTCATCAACGACCCGATGATCGACTTCGTCAAAGCGCTGAACCAGTCCGGTGCGTCCATCTCATGGGACGAGGCTGGCAACGTTCACGCCAAGGCCGGGTGCCCTCTCGATTTCTCGGACAAGGTCGTCTACATCGGCGAAGATGCGCTCAACCTGTACCTGCTCATCTTTCTTGCCATCGGAGCCCAGTCCCATCTCAAGATCACAGGTGGCGCAGCGCTCAAGCTCGCCGACCTCTCCGCCCTTTCGCACTTCCTGCCCGGACTCGGGGCGCGCCTCACCAACGTGGTGCCCAAGACCAAGGGCCTTCCCGTCCGCCTCGAATCCTCCGGCATCCTGCCTGACGATGTGACCGTTCCCGACGACCTGCCCGCCGAGGCGCTGTGCGCACTTCTTCTGGCTGCATCGTTCTGGCCGGGCACCGTCACGTTGCGGCTTCCCGCCACGCCGGTGTCGGCTTCGTGCCTCGCCGCGGTGCTTCCGCTGCTGCATGAAGCAGGCATCAAGGCCACGGCAGACGGCGACACCGTGCGCATCACATCCGGCACGATGACCATTCCCGCTGAACCCGCTCTCGCCATGGAGCCCCTTGTCGCGACCTACCTGCTGGGCCTTCCCGCCGTGGCCGGTGGCAACGTGCGGCTGACGGGCCTCTGGCCTGCCGCATGTGCCGAGGCTGAAGCGGCCATCGCCCTGCTCAAGGCCGGTGGCCTCGAAGTGAAGCGCGACAAGGACGGCATTGCCTCGACCTACGCGGCCGTACCCGGCGACATGGATGCACCGCTCGCCACCCTGCCCCCCGCATACGCACCCCTTGCCGTGCTGCTCGCCGCCGCGACCTTCGCCTCGGAGAAGCCCGCACGCATGCCCGCCCTCCCGGCCGGCACGGATGCCCTTGCCGCGACGGGCCTTCTCGGACAACTGGGCCTTGAGGCCGATGCCGAGGACGGTGCCCTTACCCGTGTGGAGACCGACATCCCCGGTGCCGGATGGGCAAGCCCCGCTCCCGAATGGTCGATGGCCCTCGCCTTCGGCTCGTTCCTGCGCAGCGGGTTGAGGCTGGCCAACCCCGGCAACATCACCGAACTGATGCCCGCCTTCTGGGCCCTGTTCAACGGCTTGCCCTCTCCCGACCTGAAGCCCAAGCCGAAGGAGATTATCGATGCCAAACCTGCCAGACGACGCATCATTGCCGGATGA
- the aprB gene encoding adenylyl-sulfate reductase subunit beta: protein MPTYVDPSKCDGCKGGEKTACMYICPNDLMILDPEEMRAYNQEPEACWECYSCVKICPQGAITARPYADFAPMGGTCIPMRSADSIMWTVKFRNGNVKRFKFPIRTTPEGSIKPFEGKPEAGDLESELLFTETALTAPKEALGKKFDVTDAETSQCWYETGCQGGNR from the coding sequence ATGCCGACTTATGTTGATCCGTCCAAGTGCGACGGTTGCAAGGGTGGTGAAAAGACCGCTTGCATGTACATCTGCCCCAACGACCTGATGATCCTCGATCCCGAGGAAATGCGGGCCTACAACCAGGAACCCGAAGCCTGTTGGGAATGCTACTCCTGCGTGAAGATTTGCCCCCAGGGCGCCATCACCGCTCGTCCCTACGCCGACTTCGCCCCCATGGGCGGCACCTGCATCCCGATGCGCTCCGCCGACTCCATCATGTGGACGGTCAAGTTCCGCAACGGCAACGTCAAGCGTTTCAAGTTCCCCATCCGCACCACTCCTGAAGGTTCCATCAAGCCTTTCGAAGGCAAGCCCGAAGCTGGCGACCTCGAAAGCGAACTTCTCTTCACCGAGACGGCTCTCACCGCTCCGAAGGAAGCCCTTGGCAAGAAGTTCGATGTGACCGACGCCGAGACCTCCCAGTGCTGGTACGAGACCGGCTGTCAGGGCGGCAACCGCTAA